In Psychrilyobacter piezotolerans, the following are encoded in one genomic region:
- a CDS encoding lysophospholipid acyltransferase family protein — MALLNFITSKGMGSESMEEQKKYKIFGLLIYYILRILSKTYKVQKISAEGAMNKNAVYVFWHNKTVSVTVIMDKIKKKAALASASKDGELISIPLEKFGYKVIRGSSGRDGVKGLLKMVKLMKDGYSVGTPVDGPKGPVYKVKPGMLFLAQKSGKKLVPIGTASKNKWVFEKTWDKIELPKPFSKIVYILGDPINIEPGEDLEAAALRVEKILLELDRQAESKLKNTKI, encoded by the coding sequence GTGGCATTATTAAATTTTATAACCAGTAAGGGAATGGGGAGTGAATCGATGGAAGAACAGAAAAAGTATAAGATATTTGGATTACTGATCTACTATATCTTAAGAATTTTATCTAAGACATATAAAGTCCAAAAGATAAGCGCAGAAGGAGCTATGAATAAAAATGCAGTATATGTTTTCTGGCATAATAAAACAGTTTCTGTCACTGTGATTATGGATAAGATAAAGAAAAAAGCTGCTCTTGCCAGTGCTTCTAAAGACGGGGAATTAATTAGTATACCCTTAGAAAAATTTGGATATAAAGTGATCAGAGGTTCCAGCGGAAGGGATGGAGTTAAAGGTCTTTTGAAGATGGTTAAATTAATGAAAGATGGATACAGTGTGGGCACACCGGTAGACGGGCCAAAGGGACCGGTATATAAGGTTAAGCCTGGGATGCTGTTTTTAGCTCAAAAATCCGGGAAAAAATTAGTTCCGATTGGTACTGCATCTAAAAATAAATGGGTATTTGAAAAAACTTGGGATAAGATAGAACTGCCGAAACCATTTTCCAAGATAGTGTACATATTGGGAGATCCTATAAATATAGAGCCAGGTGAAGATTTAGAAGCAGCGGCATTAAGAGTGGAGAAAATCTTATTGGAATTGGATAGACAGGCAGAAAGTAAATTAAAGAATACAAAAATATAA
- a CDS encoding YbaB/EbfC family nucleoid-associated protein, which produces MVRKIKSKGNKAAGNQGDILKQAQVMQQKMLEIQEELKGKELETSVGGGAVNVKINGQKEILSINISDEILKEAVEDNDKEMLEDLIVSAVAEAMRQAEELAEKEMSSVTGGMNIPGLF; this is translated from the coding sequence TTGGTTAGAAAAATTAAATCTAAAGGAAATAAAGCGGCAGGAAATCAAGGGGATATCTTAAAGCAGGCACAAGTAATGCAACAAAAAATGTTAGAAATTCAAGAGGAATTAAAAGGTAAAGAGTTAGAAACTTCAGTAGGTGGAGGAGCAGTAAACGTTAAGATCAATGGACAAAAAGAGATCCTTTCGATTAATATTTCAGATGAAATATTAAAGGAAGCTGTAGAAGATAACGACAAAGAGATGTTAGAGGATCTTATCGTATCAGCAGTAGCCGAGGCAATGAGACAGGCTGAAGAATTAGCAGAAAAAGAGATGTCTTCAGTAACTGGTGGAATGAATATTCCAGGATTATTCTAA
- the sppA gene encoding signal peptide peptidase SppA, with amino-acid sequence MKMILKYIGKIILFFSKQVLQATLVVMIFLIIIAGVITATLTEYKKEIVIEKNTYLELDFSKGISEKDEGGFFELEKAIKLYQVLEGIKQASKEPNIEGIYMDIDHVDISVNHIEEVGEALDEFKKSGKKVYAFTRNIDNQNYRLGIYATKIVMPPIQSAMIDLSGYYREFNYFKNLADYVGIKFNVIHIGEYKAYGEQYSKGKMSKEFEKDVKRVYDRVYNDRIEEISKRRDIEKLTMNKAILGGELVMTNPIYGKKIGLIDGLSYQSEFDEKYEVGNKISLEDYLTTIKRIEKKEKLALIYASGDIVYKGPRGSENSINVENMKSELKKAEEDKDVKGIVLRVNSPGGSALASEIIHHEISKLSKPVYVSMGGVAASGGYYISAGAKKIFATKSTITGSIGVVSIIPEISGLVKKSMINVERVEKGRYSGMNSLTAEMTPGEIEKIRRSSLGVYDEFKNRVSLGRNIPLDKLESVAGGRIWLGEEGVENGLVDEIGGLETTIKTLGRDLKLKDYQVVEIMEKKGMYETVLGYRDIYSKVRSFVRTPMIEAARFRIKTPLLFMPYEFN; translated from the coding sequence ATGAAAATGATCTTAAAATATATAGGGAAAATTATTTTGTTTTTTTCTAAACAAGTGTTACAGGCAACCTTAGTGGTGATGATATTTTTAATTATTATAGCAGGAGTAATAACTGCGACTTTAACTGAATATAAAAAAGAAATTGTAATTGAAAAAAATACATATTTAGAACTTGATTTTTCTAAGGGAATAAGTGAAAAAGATGAAGGAGGGTTCTTTGAGTTAGAAAAAGCTATAAAATTATACCAGGTATTAGAGGGGATAAAACAGGCCTCCAAGGAGCCCAATATAGAAGGGATTTATATGGATATTGACCATGTAGATATTTCGGTCAACCATATTGAGGAAGTTGGGGAAGCACTGGATGAATTTAAAAAAAGTGGGAAAAAAGTATATGCTTTCACTAGAAATATAGATAATCAAAACTACAGGCTGGGAATATATGCTACAAAGATAGTGATGCCGCCCATACAATCGGCTATGATAGATCTAAGCGGGTATTACAGGGAATTCAACTATTTTAAAAACTTAGCTGACTATGTAGGTATAAAATTCAATGTGATTCACATAGGGGAATATAAGGCTTACGGGGAGCAGTATTCAAAGGGGAAGATGTCAAAAGAGTTTGAAAAAGATGTCAAAAGGGTATATGACAGAGTGTACAATGATAGGATAGAGGAGATTTCAAAAAGGAGAGATATAGAAAAACTTACAATGAATAAGGCTATATTAGGTGGAGAATTAGTCATGACAAATCCAATATACGGGAAAAAAATAGGCCTTATAGATGGACTCAGCTACCAGAGTGAATTTGATGAAAAATATGAAGTGGGAAATAAAATATCCTTGGAAGATTATCTGACTACCATTAAAAGGATAGAAAAAAAAGAAAAACTTGCTTTAATATATGCTTCCGGGGATATAGTATATAAAGGGCCTCGTGGAAGTGAAAACAGCATAAATGTGGAAAATATGAAAAGTGAGTTGAAAAAAGCAGAGGAAGATAAAGATGTCAAGGGAATCGTCTTGAGGGTAAACTCTCCAGGTGGTTCAGCACTTGCATCTGAAATAATACATCACGAGATATCTAAATTGAGTAAACCGGTCTATGTGTCCATGGGAGGAGTTGCGGCATCGGGAGGCTACTATATATCTGCAGGAGCAAAAAAAATCTTTGCTACAAAATCAACCATAACAGGTTCCATAGGAGTGGTGTCTATAATTCCTGAGATAAGCGGGTTGGTGAAAAAATCAATGATTAATGTAGAAAGGGTAGAAAAAGGTAGGTATTCTGGGATGAATTCATTGACTGCAGAGATGACTCCGGGAGAAATTGAAAAGATAAGAAGATCCAGTCTGGGAGTGTATGATGAATTCAAAAATAGGGTAAGCCTGGGAAGAAATATTCCCTTGGATAAGCTGGAGAGCGTTGCAGGTGGCAGAATTTGGCTGGGAGAAGAGGGGGTAGAGAATGGATTGGTAGATGAAATTGGCGGACTTGAAACAACTATAAAAACTTTGGGAAGAGATTTAAAATTAAAAGATTATCAAGTTGTTGAGATAATGGAGAAAAAAGGGATGTATGAAACTGTACTGGGATACAGGGATATATATAGTAAGGTGAGAAGTTTTGTGAGGACACCTATGATAGAAGCTGCACGATTTAGGATAAAGACACCACTTTTATTTATGCCCTACGAATTTAATTAA
- a CDS encoding AbgT family transporter, giving the protein MEKKISFVDKFLNVIEKGGNALPHPATLFGILALVMVVISGIGSALGWSVEFEGINRKTMQMENMVIQTKSLMNAEGINYIFTRMVKNFTGFAPLGTVLVAIIGIGVCERSGLMAILLKKTALSTPKKLVTVMVVFLGIMSNVASDAGYVVLPPLAALIFLSFGRHPLAGLAAAFAGVSGGFSANLLIGTIDPLLGGISTEASRLLDATYEVAPTANYFFMFVSTFVIAVIGWFVTEKIVEPRLGKYEGDDTLEFDEVTPAEKKGLRAAGLATVALIICLVPLYFTLGKNFLGHGLVPIIVLFFAVPGLAYGISVGVIKSDKDVMGMISKSMATMSGYLVLVFFAAQFIAFFNYSNLGTILAVKGAGLLEATGMTGIPLIIGFILVVGILNLFMGSASAKWAILAPVFIPMLMRVGYTPEFTQLAYRIGDSTTNIISPLMSYFAMIIVFMQKYDKKGSMGTLISIMLPFSMAFLIGWSILLIVWMMLGLPIGPGIGIYM; this is encoded by the coding sequence ATCGAAAAAAAAATTAGTTTCGTAGACAAATTTCTAAACGTCATTGAAAAAGGTGGGAATGCATTACCCCATCCAGCAACATTATTTGGTATCTTAGCACTTGTAATGGTGGTTATATCTGGAATAGGATCAGCATTGGGCTGGTCAGTTGAATTTGAAGGAATAAACAGAAAGACAATGCAAATGGAAAATATGGTTATTCAAACTAAATCTTTAATGAATGCAGAGGGGATCAATTATATCTTCACACGTATGGTTAAAAATTTTACAGGGTTTGCACCCCTTGGGACAGTGTTAGTAGCTATCATCGGTATCGGTGTGTGTGAAAGGTCCGGATTAATGGCAATCTTATTAAAGAAAACAGCTCTTTCTACACCAAAGAAATTAGTTACTGTAATGGTAGTATTCTTAGGAATCATGTCAAACGTTGCATCCGATGCTGGTTACGTAGTATTACCACCATTAGCAGCATTGATATTTTTATCATTTGGCAGACATCCATTGGCAGGATTAGCAGCAGCATTTGCCGGTGTATCGGGAGGATTCTCAGCTAATCTATTGATCGGAACAATCGATCCATTATTAGGCGGTATCTCTACAGAAGCTTCCAGGCTTTTAGACGCTACATATGAAGTTGCACCTACTGCAAACTACTTCTTCATGTTTGTTTCTACATTTGTAATAGCTGTCATTGGATGGTTTGTTACAGAAAAAATCGTTGAACCTAGATTAGGAAAGTATGAAGGTGACGATACATTAGAATTTGATGAAGTTACACCTGCAGAAAAAAAAGGTTTAAGAGCTGCCGGATTAGCAACTGTAGCCTTAATCATCTGCTTAGTACCTCTATACTTCACATTAGGTAAAAACTTCTTAGGACACGGATTAGTTCCTATCATCGTATTGTTCTTCGCTGTACCAGGGTTAGCTTACGGTATCTCTGTAGGAGTTATAAAATCTGATAAAGATGTTATGGGAATGATCAGTAAATCTATGGCAACTATGTCCGGGTACTTAGTATTAGTATTCTTTGCTGCACAATTTATCGCATTCTTTAACTACTCAAACTTAGGTACTATCTTAGCAGTTAAAGGAGCAGGTTTATTAGAGGCTACAGGAATGACAGGCATCCCTTTAATCATTGGATTTATCTTAGTAGTAGGAATTTTAAACTTATTCATGGGATCAGCCTCAGCTAAATGGGCTATCTTAGCACCCGTATTTATACCAATGTTAATGAGAGTAGGATATACTCCTGAATTTACACAACTAGCATACAGAATTGGAGATTCAACTACAAATATCATCTCTCCATTGATGAGTTACTTTGCAATGATCATTGTATTCATGCAAAAATACGATAAGAAAGGATCTATGGGAACATTAATCTCTATCATGTTACCATTCTCAATGGCATTCTTAATCGGTTGGTCAATCTTATTGATTGTATGGATGATGCTAGGATTACCTATCGGACCTGGAATCGGAATCTATATGTAA
- a CDS encoding TM2 domain-containing protein — MKKITFILTLLSALLLTSCSSLNPAEKQQVLKLKSLGIQEDSLGTKSPAAAGALNLLPGGGNFYLGQTGPAIGNLLFWPVSAVWGVPQAIMDAKTINTKETVAYYNYNPEGKKEIARREGMTETNSPANSDSELEKLKKDLELMKLKNEIRDEIKNEVRYETMKNR, encoded by the coding sequence ATGAAAAAAATCACATTTATACTTACTTTATTATCAGCATTATTATTGACAAGCTGCAGTTCTTTAAACCCGGCAGAAAAGCAACAAGTGCTAAAGCTTAAGAGTCTGGGGATACAAGAGGATTCTTTAGGGACAAAAAGTCCAGCAGCAGCAGGTGCTCTTAATTTGTTACCTGGTGGAGGAAACTTTTATTTAGGTCAAACGGGACCGGCAATTGGAAATTTATTATTCTGGCCTGTATCTGCAGTATGGGGAGTTCCACAAGCTATTATGGATGCTAAGACTATAAACACGAAAGAGACTGTAGCTTATTATAACTACAACCCAGAAGGGAAAAAGGAGATAGCTAGAAGAGAAGGGATGACAGAGACAAACTCTCCTGCAAATTCTGATTCTGAACTTGAAAAATTAAAAAAAGATTTAGAATTAATGAAGTTAAAAAATGAGATCAGAGATGAAATCAAGAACGAAGTTAGATACGAAACTATGAAAAATAGATAA
- the pepF gene encoding oligoendopeptidase F, whose protein sequence is MKKRILILTGILALGIASHLYIGQNYTGKEGKISSQRIGEKKVKSAVADIKIKNRYKWNLDDIYRDWSLWEKDFSKMEKMMDEINKYKGKISEAPKTFIEFLKLQEEVDILSYKVYLYPNMKKDLDGADQKAGENLQRIITLFSQYTTSTAWVTPEILTIPRETVVSWIKKNRDLKPYEFNLMEIYRLQEHTLDAKSEKLISYYGQYQGAPKSIYSELSTTDIKFGEVEFKDGTKLPMTYGNYSKIMATNMDQGERKKAFDTHYKTFEDYKNTYGAIYRSSLQRDFAVSQTRNYKSTLEAALEQNDIPTSVYENLIEVAKTNSEPLKRYAGLRKKILGLESYHSYDGSIPLVDFQKEYEYDDAKQYVYDSIAPLGKDYSSKMKTAISDGWIDVYESKGKRSGAYSVGVYGVHPYMLMNYNKTLDNVFTLAHELGHTMHTLLSSENQPFATHDYTIFVAEVASTFNERLLLDHMLKNTVDPKEKIALLQQAIRGITGTFYFQSLLADYELQAHRLVEEGKPVTPDVLSKIMADLFREYYGDSTETDKIMEVLWARIPHFFNSPYYVYQYATCFASSSVFYDRITNENYSADERKEALEKYLTLLKSGGNDNPMNQLKKAGVDLSKRETVEAVSKDLDRLLDQLEEEIGKLKNNTNN, encoded by the coding sequence ATGAAAAAGAGAATTTTAATATTAACCGGGATTTTGGCATTGGGGATCGCATCCCACCTTTATATAGGTCAAAATTATACAGGAAAAGAAGGAAAAATAAGTTCACAGAGGATAGGTGAAAAAAAAGTGAAAAGTGCGGTGGCGGATATAAAAATAAAAAATAGATATAAATGGAATTTAGATGATATATACAGGGACTGGTCCTTATGGGAGAAAGATTTTTCTAAAATGGAAAAAATGATGGATGAAATCAATAAATACAAGGGGAAAATATCTGAGGCTCCTAAAACTTTTATAGAATTTTTAAAGTTACAGGAGGAGGTGGATATTTTATCCTATAAGGTTTATCTATATCCGAATATGAAAAAAGATTTGGATGGAGCAGACCAAAAAGCTGGAGAAAACCTCCAGCGTATTATAACGTTATTCAGTCAGTACACTACTTCTACAGCTTGGGTAACTCCGGAAATATTGACTATCCCAAGGGAAACTGTGGTTAGCTGGATAAAGAAAAATCGAGATTTGAAACCGTATGAATTTAATCTGATGGAAATTTACAGGTTGCAGGAACATACATTAGATGCAAAATCAGAAAAATTAATCTCCTATTACGGCCAGTATCAGGGGGCTCCTAAGAGTATATATTCTGAGTTATCTACAACCGATATTAAATTTGGTGAGGTGGAATTTAAAGACGGAACTAAACTGCCTATGACCTATGGAAACTACAGCAAGATTATGGCAACTAATATGGATCAGGGGGAGAGGAAAAAAGCTTTTGATACCCACTATAAAACTTTTGAAGATTATAAAAACACCTATGGCGCAATCTATAGAAGTTCACTACAACGGGATTTTGCAGTATCTCAAACAAGGAATTATAAATCTACTTTAGAAGCTGCTCTGGAGCAGAATGATATACCTACTTCGGTGTATGAAAATTTAATCGAGGTAGCTAAAACAAACAGTGAACCATTGAAAAGGTATGCCGGACTCAGAAAGAAAATATTGGGATTAGAAAGTTACCATAGTTATGACGGTTCGATTCCGTTGGTAGATTTTCAAAAAGAGTATGAATATGATGATGCAAAACAATATGTATACGATTCTATAGCTCCCTTGGGGAAAGATTACAGCAGTAAGATGAAGACGGCCATAAGTGATGGCTGGATCGATGTATACGAAAGTAAGGGTAAGAGGAGCGGGGCGTACTCTGTAGGAGTGTATGGGGTCCATCCATATATGCTCATGAATTATAATAAGACTTTGGACAATGTATTTACACTGGCTCATGAATTGGGGCATACCATGCATACCCTCCTTTCCAGTGAAAATCAGCCATTTGCAACTCATGACTATACCATCTTTGTAGCGGAAGTGGCTTCTACATTTAATGAGAGGCTGTTACTGGATCATATGCTGAAAAATACTGTGGATCCCAAGGAAAAGATCGCACTATTACAACAAGCCATCAGGGGGATAACCGGAACATTTTATTTTCAATCTCTTTTGGCCGATTATGAGCTTCAGGCACATAGACTGGTGGAAGAAGGGAAACCTGTAACCCCGGATGTGCTGAGTAAAATTATGGCAGACCTATTCAGAGAATATTATGGGGATTCAACAGAAACAGATAAGATAATGGAAGTTTTATGGGCTAGGATACCGCATTTCTTTAACTCACCCTATTATGTATATCAGTATGCTACCTGTTTTGCCTCATCATCGGTATTTTATGACAGGATAACTAATGAAAACTATAGTGCAGATGAGAGGAAGGAAGCTTTGGAAAAATATCTTACTCTCCTAAAATCAGGGGGGAATGACAACCCTATGAATCAGCTGAAAAAAGCAGGGGTAGACCTGTCTAAAAGGGAGACTGTAGAAGCAGTTAGTAAGGATTTAGACAGACTCCTGGATCAATTGGAGGAGGAGATAGGTAAGTTGAAAAATAATACAAATAATTAG
- a CDS encoding YitT family protein — translation MSKRKKHLTEFLFINLGFFIAAMGITNFLGPAKFTAGGFTGLAILINTLFSNFSIGQAMLLLNIPVFILGALIIGKKYALTTTYALILFPFYEWFTHSFLRFDHPGADSLIFKFIAVVAGAICIGMGIGLAVAFGSNTGGTVIVAQIFNKLFKFPVGNVMIVADSIVILICAYFLGFDTAIYAVVCSFLIGRTVNFTIVKSKKFQENIFSAA, via the coding sequence ATGTCGAAAAGAAAAAAACATCTAACAGAATTTTTATTTATTAATCTAGGATTTTTTATAGCAGCAATGGGTATCACTAATTTTTTAGGACCTGCAAAATTTACTGCCGGAGGATTTACAGGGCTGGCAATCTTAATAAATACACTTTTTTCAAATTTTTCTATAGGCCAGGCTATGTTATTACTTAACATCCCTGTGTTTATTTTAGGGGCCCTTATTATAGGAAAAAAATATGCTCTTACCACTACGTATGCCCTTATATTATTCCCATTCTATGAATGGTTTACCCATAGTTTTTTAAGGTTTGATCATCCTGGTGCAGATAGTTTAATATTTAAATTTATCGCCGTTGTTGCAGGTGCCATCTGCATCGGCATGGGAATTGGACTGGCTGTAGCTTTTGGCAGCAATACTGGCGGAACTGTTATCGTAGCTCAGATTTTTAATAAACTTTTTAAATTTCCTGTAGGAAACGTAATGATAGTAGCAGATTCTATCGTAATATTAATCTGTGCTTATTTCTTAGGATTTGATACAGCTATCTACGCTGTAGTCTGCTCATTCTTAATCGGAAGAACTGTTAATTTTACCATTGTTAAATCTAAGAAATTCCAGGAAAACATCTTTTCTGCAGCTTAA
- a CDS encoding thioesterase family protein, whose amino-acid sequence MLKKDLSYTLEKIINSSETAIKMESGGLDVFSTPNLIAFMEKTAFLSVEKYLDKENTTVGISVNAKHLKANLVGDKLSCIATLTEIDGKKLSFEIVVIHEETIVGSCFHDRFIVNKEKFINKLIKR is encoded by the coding sequence ATGTTAAAAAAAGATCTATCTTATACATTAGAAAAAATTATAAATTCATCGGAAACTGCCATAAAAATGGAATCTGGCGGATTAGATGTTTTTTCTACTCCAAATTTAATTGCTTTTATGGAAAAAACTGCATTTCTTAGTGTTGAAAAATACCTGGATAAAGAAAATACCACAGTAGGTATATCTGTAAATGCTAAACATCTAAAAGCTAACTTAGTAGGAGATAAATTAAGTTGTATTGCTACACTGACTGAGATCGACGGAAAAAAACTTTCCTTCGAAATTGTTGTTATCCACGAAGAAACTATTGTAGGAAGTTGTTTCCATGACAGATTTATTGTCAATAAGGAAAAATTTATAAATAAATTGATTAAAAGATAG
- a CDS encoding uracil-xanthine permease family protein, whose translation MHKINGKTKYLLGLQHVLAMFGATVLVPFLTGLNPSIALLAAGGGTLLFHLCTKRIVPVFLGSSFAFIGAISLVLKQDGIGAVKAGVISAGFIYILMSIVIMVFGVEKVKSFFPPIVVGPIIMVIGLRMSPVALGMIGYNNGSFESKGLIIAVVVVTTMVVISVLEKSFFRLVPILISVMVGYTLAVFFGLVDFTPIANAKWIGFTDSALKDLTTMPEFSWTSVIAIAPIAMVVFIEHIGDITTNGAVVGKNFFDEPGIHRTMLGDGIATLFAGLIGGPANTTYGENTGVLAVTKVYDPAVLRIAAVYAIVLSFIGKFGAVLQTIPTPVMGGISIILFGMISSVGVRTLIEADLDFAHSRNLIIASLIFVLGIAISNVVLWGTISLSGLAVAAIVGVVLNKVLPKNI comes from the coding sequence ATGCATAAAATTAACGGAAAGACAAAATATTTATTAGGATTACAACATGTGTTAGCTATGTTCGGGGCTACTGTACTGGTGCCATTCTTAACCGGGCTTAACCCATCTATCGCACTATTAGCCGCAGGGGGAGGAACTCTGCTATTCCATCTTTGTACCAAGAGAATTGTCCCTGTATTTTTAGGTTCTAGTTTCGCATTTATTGGAGCTATATCCTTAGTTTTAAAGCAAGATGGTATCGGAGCTGTAAAAGCAGGTGTTATATCGGCAGGATTTATCTATATCTTGATGTCTATAGTTATCATGGTCTTTGGTGTCGAGAAAGTAAAATCATTTTTCCCGCCAATAGTTGTCGGTCCCATCATCATGGTTATCGGTCTCAGAATGAGTCCGGTTGCCCTAGGTATGATTGGATACAATAATGGTTCATTTGAATCAAAAGGCTTGATCATTGCTGTAGTTGTGGTTACTACCATGGTAGTCATCTCTGTTTTAGAAAAATCTTTCTTTAGATTAGTTCCTATCCTTATCTCTGTAATGGTTGGATATACTTTAGCAGTCTTCTTCGGACTGGTAGATTTCACTCCCATTGCCAATGCCAAATGGATTGGATTTACAGATAGCGCCCTAAAAGACCTTACCACTATGCCTGAATTTTCGTGGACATCGGTTATAGCTATAGCTCCCATAGCTATGGTAGTATTCATAGAACACATTGGAGATATTACAACTAATGGTGCTGTTGTTGGAAAAAACTTCTTTGATGAACCCGGAATTCACAGAACTATGTTAGGAGACGGTATCGCCACACTTTTTGCCGGACTTATCGGCGGACCAGCCAATACAACTTATGGCGAGAACACCGGTGTATTGGCAGTTACCAAGGTATATGATCCCGCTGTCCTTAGAATCGCAGCTGTATACGCCATTGTATTATCATTTATAGGAAAATTTGGTGCTGTCTTACAGACCATCCCTACTCCTGTCATGGGAGGAATATCTATCATTTTATTTGGGATGATCTCAAGTGTAGGAGTGAGAACATTGATTGAAGCCGACTTAGATTTTGCCCATTCAAGAAATTTAATCATTGCTTCCCTTATCTTTGTTTTAGGAATAGCTATCAGCAACGTAGTTCTTTGGGGAACTATCTCTCTATCTGGTCTAGCTGTAGCAGCTATTGTAGGAGTAGTTTTAAATAAAGTTCTGCCTAAGAATATATAA
- a CDS encoding MATE family efflux transporter has translation MYLFLGESQLPMLTSFLSLVVNIVLNYLLIFGNYGFPELGVEGAALATSIARGIECVVVVGVIYRRRYPIAIRLKEFFSFDMAVLKLFIVTAGAVIINDILWALGQTVYSAVYGRIGTESLAAINIENSFERLAVVGIIGFANAATVMIAHKIGQGKLGEAYSDGKKFYKVSFGLALMLAISMGLFSSKLVGMYNVDENVLRLSKYTLMAFCISFPFKALSMTKMVGVLRGGGDTKFAMGINLIALCRIPGAIFAAFYLGLPIYIVYLATLAEEFLRIAIGMKRFVSKRWINKLA, from the coding sequence TTGTATTTATTTTTAGGAGAAAGCCAGCTGCCTATGCTGACAAGTTTTTTATCATTAGTGGTAAATATTGTGCTGAATTATCTGCTTATATTTGGTAATTATGGATTCCCGGAATTAGGAGTAGAAGGTGCTGCATTAGCCACATCTATAGCCCGTGGGATAGAGTGTGTAGTTGTAGTAGGGGTCATCTATAGGAGGAGATACCCAATAGCTATAAGATTAAAGGAGTTCTTCTCCTTTGATATGGCTGTATTAAAGTTATTTATTGTAACAGCAGGAGCAGTTATTATAAATGACATCTTATGGGCATTGGGACAAACTGTGTACAGTGCTGTTTATGGTAGGATAGGAACAGAGTCATTGGCAGCAATAAATATAGAGAATAGTTTTGAGAGATTAGCAGTAGTTGGAATAATTGGATTTGCCAATGCAGCTACAGTAATGATAGCTCATAAAATAGGACAAGGAAAATTAGGTGAAGCTTATTCTGATGGGAAGAAATTTTACAAAGTTTCATTCGGTCTGGCACTGATGTTAGCAATCTCTATGGGATTATTCTCTTCTAAGTTAGTTGGAATGTATAATGTAGATGAAAATGTATTGAGACTCAGCAAATATACATTGATGGCATTCTGCATATCTTTCCCATTTAAGGCACTGAGCATGACGAAGATGGTAGGAGTTCTAAGAGGCGGGGGAGACACGAAATTTGCCATGGGAATAAATCTTATAGCCCTATGTAGGATCCCCGGAGCAATATTTGCGGCCTTTTATTTGGGCCTGCCTATATATATAGTATACTTAGCTACTTTAGCTGAGGAGTTTCTTCGTATTGCAATTGGAATGAAAAGGTTTGTAAGCAAGAGGTGGATAAATAAATTGGCATAA